From a region of the Dehalococcoidia bacterium genome:
- a CDS encoding zinc ribbon domain-containing protein: MVSLRTTMIMPAAAPPTVPFDPSAEAERTPFRVLYFEAVNDLRCPSCSAPRDPDDNFCRRCGRQITVNLPAVRESSLPIESARGLPPSLVGSIAILAIGTGIEWLARRMASGAARGAARAAGRAIAKHQPAQTAPKKRAPDPAVVVREFVYMREVDLQG; encoded by the coding sequence ATGGTCTCCCTCCGCACCACCATGATCATGCCCGCCGCGGCGCCCCCGACAGTGCCCTTCGACCCCTCCGCAGAAGCCGAAAGGACGCCGTTTCGCGTGCTATACTTCGAGGCCGTGAACGACCTCCGCTGCCCTTCTTGCAGCGCGCCACGCGACCCGGACGACAACTTCTGCCGGCGCTGTGGCCGCCAGATCACGGTAAATCTGCCCGCCGTGCGTGAGTCCTCTTTGCCGATAGAGTCAGCGCGGGGTCTGCCGCCCTCGCTGGTCGGCAGCATCGCCATCCTCGCTATCGGCACGGGCATCGAGTGGCTGGCGAGGCGGATGGCAAGCGGCGCTGCGCGCGGAGCGGCGCGCGCAGCGGGGCGGGCAATCGCGAAGCACCAGCCTGCGCAGACCGCCCCGAAAAAGAGGGCCCCGGACCCGGCCGTGGTGGTGCGCGAATTCGTCTACATGCGCGAAGTGGACCTGCAGGGCTAG
- a CDS encoding universal stress protein, with amino-acid sequence MKILATVDGSGEAKAVIPMLTRLANAVGAEVTLLTVITESPQGVPRKGPAVEMVTPGGQMGAATVQTMRAEAILHPPPPAWDESKDQAVERLEAEARDFLEDFASPLRQAGIAVREVTLVDNDAAKAIVRYAREGGFDLVAMATHGRSGLREIVQGSVAAAVVRSGVAPVLLVRPKA; translated from the coding sequence ATGAAAATCCTGGCGACAGTAGATGGGTCCGGCGAGGCGAAAGCCGTTATCCCCATGCTCACGCGTCTCGCCAACGCAGTAGGGGCAGAGGTGACCCTGCTCACCGTAATCACGGAGTCGCCCCAGGGCGTCCCCCGCAAGGGCCCGGCGGTCGAGATGGTGACGCCGGGCGGGCAGATGGGTGCGGCCACCGTGCAGACGATGCGCGCCGAAGCGATCCTTCATCCGCCGCCGCCGGCCTGGGATGAGTCGAAGGACCAGGCGGTGGAGCGGCTGGAGGCCGAAGCGCGGGACTTCCTCGAAGACTTTGCCTCCCCTCTCCGGCAGGCGGGAATCGCCGTGCGGGAGGTAACCCTCGTCGATAACGACGCGGCGAAGGCGATCGTCCGGTATGCCCGCGAAGGCGGCTTCGACCTGGTCGCGATGGCCACGCACGGCCGCTCTGGCCTGCGCGAGATCGTTCAGGGCAGCGTTGCGGCGGCGGTCGTGCGGTCGGGCGTCGCGCCCGTACTGCTCGTGCGGCCGAAGGCCTGA
- a CDS encoding site-2 protease family protein, with the protein MIGSIRLGRFLGFEISIHWSWIFIFFLVTASFAEGILKDSFPRWDGGQRWTAGALIAFIFFFSILLHEVSHSLVARRYGLPVTSITLFVFGGVSNLGKEPASPGQEFWIAIVGPLTSVTMAVLFGAGFVALGPVSEGAAEVSLNLAAINLAIGIFNLVPGFPLDGGRVLRSLLWARRRDLLSATKLASRVGQIVANLIMALGVVVFIADRDYWVTGLWFFLIGNFLRSASAASYETLLLETVLKGVPATVLAKQDYVPISPEMTIAQLVEEHILAGHGRAFPVMAGEELLGLITLTDTRNVPREDWPKVTVYRAMTPASKLRTVTASDELARVLQIMAGNDINQVPLMEGRLLRGLIHRGDVVRYIQTRQEIGAGASTY; encoded by the coding sequence TTGATCGGCAGCATACGGCTGGGGCGTTTCCTTGGCTTCGAGATCAGCATCCACTGGAGCTGGATATTCATCTTCTTCCTGGTCACGGCCAGCTTCGCGGAAGGGATCCTGAAGGACTCCTTCCCGCGCTGGGACGGCGGGCAGCGCTGGACGGCCGGGGCACTCATCGCCTTCATCTTCTTTTTCTCGATCCTGCTGCACGAGGTCTCGCATTCGCTGGTGGCGCGGCGCTACGGGCTACCTGTGACCAGCATCACGCTGTTCGTTTTCGGTGGAGTCAGCAATCTCGGCAAGGAGCCGGCCAGCCCGGGGCAGGAGTTCTGGATCGCGATCGTGGGGCCGCTTACGAGCGTGACGATGGCGGTGCTGTTCGGGGCCGGGTTCGTGGCCCTGGGACCAGTCTCGGAGGGCGCGGCTGAGGTGTCGCTGAACCTGGCAGCGATCAACCTGGCAATCGGCATTTTTAACCTGGTGCCGGGCTTCCCCCTCGATGGCGGCCGGGTGCTGCGCAGCCTCCTCTGGGCGCGAAGGCGGGACCTGCTTTCAGCGACGAAGTTGGCTTCGCGCGTCGGGCAAATCGTCGCCAACCTGATCATGGCGCTGGGGGTGGTGGTGTTCATCGCGGACCGCGACTACTGGGTCACCGGCCTGTGGTTCTTCCTGATCGGGAACTTCTTGCGCTCCGCCTCGGCCGCGAGCTATGAGACGCTCCTGCTGGAGACCGTGCTCAAGGGTGTGCCGGCGACGGTGCTGGCGAAACAGGACTATGTACCCATTAGCCCCGAGATGACGATCGCCCAGCTCGTGGAGGAGCACATCCTCGCCGGCCACGGACGGGCCTTCCCGGTCATGGCGGGCGAGGAGCTCCTGGGCCTGATCACGCTGACCGACACTCGCAACGTGCCGCGCGAGGACTGGCCGAAGGTCACGGTCTACCGGGCGATGACGCCGGCGAGCAAGCTGCGCACCGTGACCGCCTCGGACGAGCTGGCGCGGGTGCTGCAGATAATGGCGGGCAACGACATCAACCAGGTGCCGCTCATGGAGGGCAGGCTGCTGCGAGGCCTGATCCACCGTGGCGACGTAGTCCGCTACATCCAGACCCGCCAGGAGATCGGCGCCGGCGCCAGCACTTATTAG
- the sthA gene encoding Si-specific NAD(P)(+) transhydrogenase yields the protein MADGRYDLIVIGSGPAGEKGAAQAAYFGKRVAVIERGDVGGSATNTGTLPSKVLRETAVHFAELRQRDPYGIHRPLDQQLTPDELFFRQRAVVEAYRGLVAANIKRHGIDYFEGGARLTGPNEVEVRLREGGTRLLGGDFILIATGSRPMRPPEVPFDGEAVFDSDTVLGLKRLPASMIVVGGGVVGCEYASLLQALGIRVTLLDRDPSLLPFIDDEVALLLQSRMQEAGLDLRLNASARAYQRTPNGVRAELADGEAVEAEALLFTGGRVGNTEGLGLQALGIEVDAKGRVKVDQRFRTAVPSVMAAGDVIGFPALANTSMEQGRVAVCQAFGFEYKTEVSSLLPYAVYTIPEVSKLGLSEEEAAAAGREAVVGRGYYRENARGQIAGDTGGMVKLVFERETRELLGVHIIGQGASELVHVGQACMYYKGTIDYFIDSVFNFPTLTDVYKYAAYDGLGRLASR from the coding sequence GTGGCTGACGGGCGGTACGACCTCATAGTCATCGGCTCGGGGCCGGCGGGCGAGAAGGGCGCGGCGCAGGCGGCCTACTTCGGCAAGCGCGTAGCGGTCATCGAACGCGGCGACGTCGGCGGTTCGGCGACGAACACGGGCACGCTGCCGAGCAAGGTGCTGCGCGAGACGGCCGTGCACTTCGCCGAGCTGCGACAACGCGACCCCTACGGCATCCACCGCCCGCTGGACCAGCAACTGACGCCGGACGAGCTCTTTTTCCGGCAGCGCGCCGTCGTCGAGGCCTACCGCGGCCTGGTCGCCGCCAACATCAAGCGGCACGGCATCGACTACTTCGAGGGCGGCGCCCGCCTTACGGGGCCGAACGAGGTCGAGGTGCGGCTGCGCGAAGGCGGGACACGGCTCCTCGGCGGCGATTTCATCCTCATCGCCACGGGCTCGCGGCCCATGCGCCCGCCGGAAGTGCCTTTCGACGGCGAGGCCGTGTTCGACAGCGACACGGTCCTGGGGTTGAAGCGCCTGCCGGCGAGCATGATCGTGGTCGGGGGCGGCGTCGTGGGCTGCGAGTACGCCTCGCTCCTGCAAGCGCTGGGCATTCGCGTGACCCTGCTCGACCGTGACCCATCGCTCCTGCCCTTCATCGATGACGAGGTGGCGCTGCTCCTCCAGTCCCGCATGCAGGAGGCGGGGCTGGACCTGCGTCTGAACGCCTCGGCGCGCGCTTACCAGCGCACTCCGAACGGCGTCCGCGCCGAACTGGCGGACGGGGAGGCCGTGGAGGCGGAGGCGCTGCTCTTCACCGGTGGCCGGGTGGGCAACACCGAGGGCCTGGGCTTGCAGGCGTTGGGCATCGAGGTCGACGCTAAGGGCCGGGTGAAGGTGGACCAGCGCTTCCGCACCGCGGTGCCGAGCGTGATGGCGGCGGGTGACGTAATCGGCTTCCCGGCGCTGGCAAACACGTCGATGGAGCAGGGCCGGGTAGCCGTCTGCCAGGCGTTCGGCTTCGAGTACAAGACCGAGGTCTCGTCGCTCCTGCCATACGCCGTCTACACGATCCCGGAGGTGTCGAAGCTCGGCCTGAGCGAAGAGGAGGCGGCGGCCGCGGGGCGCGAGGCCGTCGTTGGCCGGGGCTACTACCGCGAGAACGCGCGCGGCCAGATCGCGGGGGACACGGGCGGGATGGTGAAGCTGGTGTTCGAGCGCGAGACTCGCGAGCTGCTGGGCGTGCACATCATCGGCCAGGGCGCCTCGGAGCTCGTCCACGTCGGGCAGGCCTGCATGTACTACAAGGGGACGATCGACTACTTCATCGACTCGGTCTTCAACTTCCCGACGCTGACGGACGTGTACAAGTACGCGGCTTATGACGGCCTGGGACGGCTTGCGTCACGGTAG